The following proteins come from a genomic window of Microbacterium sp. SY138:
- a CDS encoding RDD family protein, with translation MIWEIDDHAPEVEGLDAHGRPDPAYAEALGLRTAGRGPRVLAALIEWAVAVLIALPAIIALTPVLAQVVAGQFDAEKFFARGDLVWLIVAAAVSQGLMIAYIVVQLVLHGRKGVTLGKAICGIRSVNVRTLERPGFWRGAVVRFLLAYASFIVPVIGPVLVIMLSPLFDIERRGRGWLDLAAATWFVDVRGGLNPYDAKRMRIARKRVKTPEHEEKAPLPSLATPVHRDAPAEYVPSARLSGGVIGAHRSAAAAATEQAEPSGAGSMVSAAPPSLATGAPAPATFSPAPAPAPAPAPVPAPAPVAAPAPPAAEPPALAAPAPAPAAPAPAGVRAILVLDTGERIEVRGTTLFGRSPSAAAGEGEALLVPVIDDTRSVSKTHIAVMPARRGVFVVDRASTNGSAIIRGGAETVLPAGHPAELKTGDTVRFGDRSLQVEWA, from the coding sequence GTGATCTGGGAGATCGACGACCACGCTCCCGAGGTCGAAGGGCTCGACGCGCACGGACGCCCGGATCCTGCGTACGCGGAGGCCCTCGGTCTCCGCACAGCAGGGCGAGGGCCGCGCGTGCTCGCCGCGCTGATCGAGTGGGCGGTGGCCGTGCTCATCGCGCTCCCGGCGATCATCGCGCTCACCCCGGTTCTGGCGCAGGTCGTGGCAGGGCAGTTCGACGCCGAGAAGTTCTTCGCCCGCGGTGACCTGGTGTGGCTCATCGTCGCGGCAGCCGTATCGCAGGGCTTGATGATCGCCTATATCGTCGTCCAGCTCGTCCTGCACGGACGCAAGGGAGTGACGCTCGGCAAGGCGATCTGCGGCATCCGCTCGGTGAACGTCCGAACCCTCGAGCGCCCCGGTTTCTGGCGCGGAGCCGTGGTCCGCTTCCTCCTCGCCTACGCCTCGTTCATCGTCCCGGTCATCGGTCCGGTGCTGGTGATCATGCTCTCCCCGCTGTTCGACATCGAGAGGCGAGGACGCGGCTGGCTCGATCTCGCTGCCGCGACCTGGTTCGTCGACGTGCGCGGCGGGTTGAATCCCTACGATGCGAAACGCATGCGCATCGCGCGCAAGCGCGTGAAGACGCCCGAACACGAGGAGAAGGCTCCGCTGCCGTCACTGGCGACGCCGGTGCATCGCGACGCGCCGGCCGAGTACGTCCCGAGTGCGCGCCTTTCCGGAGGCGTCATCGGTGCGCACCGCTCGGCCGCGGCGGCTGCGACGGAGCAGGCAGAGCCATCTGGAGCCGGCTCCATGGTGTCGGCGGCGCCGCCGTCGCTCGCGACGGGCGCACCGGCTCCGGCAACGTTCTCCCCGGCTCCCGCCCCGGCGCCCGCTCCGGCTCCGGTCCCCGCTCCGGCACCGGTCGCGGCGCCCGCCCCGCCCGCGGCGGAACCGCCCGCCCTTGCAGCACCTGCACCTGCGCCTGCTGCTCCCGCACCCGCGGGCGTCCGTGCGATCCTCGTGCTCGACACGGGCGAGCGCATCGAGGTGCGCGGCACCACGCTCTTCGGGCGGTCTCCGAGTGCGGCCGCCGGCGAGGGGGAGGCGCTGCTCGTGCCGGTGATCGACGACACTCGCTCGGTGTCCAAGACGCACATCGCGGTGATGCCGGCTCGACGAGGTGTCTTCGTCGTCGACCGGGCGTCGACCAACGGCAGCGCGATCATCCGGGGCGGTGCGGAGACGGTCCTCCCGGCCGGACACCCCGCCGAGCTGAAGACCGGCGACACGGTGCGCTTCGGCGACCGGTCCCTCCAGGTGGAGTGGGCATGA
- a CDS encoding WXG100 family type VII secretion target: MADFGASYAEMEQVASSLSQARDDIQGQLDTLKGQVDTLLGEDFKTQHASGKFGEGYTELTTGLKTAVDGINDMSESLLGMMRAIQDLDQQLAGS, encoded by the coding sequence ATGGCCGATTTCGGTGCGTCTTATGCGGAGATGGAGCAGGTGGCGTCGTCGCTGTCGCAGGCTCGTGATGACATTCAGGGTCAGTTGGACACGTTGAAGGGTCAGGTGGACACTCTTCTGGGTGAGGACTTCAAGACGCAGCATGCGTCGGGGAAGTTCGGTGAGGGGTACACGGAGTTGACGACGGGTCTGAAGACCGCGGTCGACGGCATCAACGACATGTCCGAGTCGCTGTTGGGCATGATGCGGGCGATCCAGGACCTGGACCAGCAGCTCGCCGGCAGCTGA
- a CDS encoding FtsK/SpoIIIE domain-containing protein, whose product MRVKLTLRRPAAPLTDVVVMADSTATIADVARQIATTDPARSIAAAPADVLTLSVAPPTSEQLTMLNPDLLVGDAPIGSGFLAEVVNVGPNRVSVGGAGTRPAAVLTVVAGPAAGQEFPLPIGHFLIGRDSANDVTIADPLVSKRHARIEVAATFVELVDLNSANGILVDGGLVQRLRVIPGQSFALGDCEFVVHMVSDFDGSASGDPVLERGGALMFNRSPRVEERFTGQELDEPRYPRDQPSRLFPWPMLVAPILLAVTMFSITQRPASLLIAAASPMMMFGNFISQKTNIGQRLRKEAESFEEQFERLEETLYHSHPKEREVRQNEVPAVAVVFDEAMRLGPLLWTRRPEHWNFLALRLGVCESEARTRIKRTETPEALVEYVERVDRLEERYRMIDDVPILESLQSVGSIGVAGPTSLASDALRGIAVQLFGTHSPNELVTVALTEPGWANELDWLKWLPHTSSERNPFKEMPLADSASTGTALLSGLEEIVLRRSRESKSARPPYGADWDPMRYGTDVKRAAEDATFPGQTAILVIITNDAPVDRARLTQILERGADVGVYALFVAPVVEALPAACRTFVDVSAGLADAVVGTVRSGVDYRGVQVEGVSHAYMTMFAKRLAPVVDSSTVIEDSSDIPNSVSFLSLVGNEVAEDASAVIDRWRQNNTIIDRSGAPQSRLKKAGNLRAIIGQSQTDAMTLDLRTQGPHALVGGTTGAGKSEFLQAWVLGMAAAHSPDRVTFLFVDYKGGSAFADCVDLPHTVGLVTDLSPHLVRRALTSLRAELHHREHLFNRKKAKDLLELEKRRDPETPPALVLVIDEFAALAGEVPEFVDGVVDIAQRGRSLGIHLIMATQRPAGVIKDNLRANTNLRVALRMADESDSKDVVDDPVAATFPPSLPGRGIAKTGPGRLVPFQSAYAGGWTTDEAQVAEVKVAELRFGSIQTWEAEQAPESDSHDEDLGPNDQKRIVATLVNAAREARIPAPRRPWLDDLEGAVDLRDLPVLGDGQVLLGKMDVPERQLQEPAYFHPDKDGSLLVYGTSGSGKSTVLRTIAIAAGFEPAHSNVEVYGLDFGSGALKSLEMLPHVGSIISGDDSERVQRVLRSLAAVLDDRGKRFSAANASSLTEYREITGKDEARILILIDGFPQFRSEWESTTARMPFYQTFMRILGEGRPLGVHVIASADRSGSVPTAVSANVSRRVVLRLSDESGYAMLNAPKDVLDERSAPGRAIVDGRETQIATLGGTPNVAEQTKLLEQHATALRAAGAREVPEIGALPTRLSVRDLPDRLGEFPVLGVAEDTLAARDFDPVGTFVVAGPPSSGKTTALKGIITSIRRFDPEVKLFHFGGRRAQLKGYVDWTRSAVTPEDAKELAKEIAEIAVDETIPVRMLVIVEDVPQFADGPAEREMKALFQAINRSDHLLVGDADVTQVTSGFGFIGDFKAGRKGIVLKPDAFDGDAIFKVPFPKVKRTDFPDGRGIFVQAGRQVTVQLPLIEGDTWTPVR is encoded by the coding sequence ATGAGAGTCAAGCTGACCCTGCGTCGACCCGCAGCACCCCTGACCGATGTGGTCGTGATGGCCGACTCGACGGCGACGATCGCCGACGTCGCGCGTCAGATCGCCACGACCGACCCCGCACGCAGTATCGCCGCGGCTCCGGCCGACGTGCTCACTCTCTCGGTGGCGCCGCCGACCAGCGAGCAGCTCACCATGCTCAACCCCGACCTGCTCGTCGGTGACGCTCCGATCGGCTCCGGCTTCCTCGCCGAGGTGGTCAACGTCGGCCCGAACCGGGTATCGGTGGGAGGAGCCGGCACGCGCCCGGCCGCCGTGCTCACGGTCGTCGCCGGTCCCGCCGCGGGCCAGGAGTTCCCGCTGCCGATCGGTCACTTCCTGATCGGCCGTGATAGCGCGAACGACGTCACGATCGCTGATCCGCTGGTCTCGAAGCGGCACGCTCGTATCGAGGTCGCCGCGACCTTCGTCGAGCTGGTCGATCTGAACTCGGCGAACGGAATCCTCGTCGACGGCGGACTCGTGCAGCGGCTCCGCGTGATTCCCGGACAGAGCTTCGCGCTCGGCGACTGCGAGTTCGTCGTGCACATGGTGAGCGACTTCGACGGATCGGCCAGCGGCGACCCGGTGCTCGAGCGCGGGGGTGCTCTGATGTTCAATCGCAGCCCCCGCGTGGAGGAACGGTTCACGGGGCAGGAGCTGGATGAACCGCGCTACCCACGCGACCAGCCGTCTCGGCTCTTCCCCTGGCCCATGCTCGTCGCGCCGATCCTGTTGGCCGTGACGATGTTCAGCATCACGCAGCGTCCGGCCTCTCTGCTCATCGCCGCCGCCTCCCCGATGATGATGTTCGGTAACTTCATCTCCCAGAAGACCAACATCGGTCAGCGTCTGCGCAAGGAGGCGGAGTCGTTCGAGGAGCAGTTCGAGCGGCTCGAGGAGACGCTCTACCACTCGCACCCGAAGGAGCGGGAGGTGCGGCAGAACGAGGTTCCCGCCGTCGCCGTCGTGTTCGATGAGGCGATGCGCCTCGGACCCCTGCTGTGGACGCGTCGACCGGAGCACTGGAATTTCCTCGCCCTGCGCCTCGGCGTCTGCGAGAGCGAGGCGCGCACGCGCATCAAGCGCACCGAGACCCCGGAGGCGCTCGTCGAGTACGTCGAGCGCGTCGACCGCCTCGAGGAGCGGTACCGGATGATCGACGACGTCCCCATCCTGGAATCGCTCCAGAGCGTGGGATCCATCGGCGTCGCGGGGCCGACGTCGCTCGCGAGCGATGCGCTGCGCGGGATCGCGGTGCAGCTGTTCGGTACGCATTCCCCCAATGAGCTGGTGACCGTCGCCCTCACCGAGCCGGGCTGGGCGAACGAGCTCGACTGGCTCAAGTGGCTGCCGCACACCTCGAGCGAGCGCAACCCGTTCAAGGAGATGCCCCTCGCCGATTCCGCCTCGACAGGCACGGCGCTGCTCAGCGGCCTGGAGGAGATCGTGCTGCGTCGCTCGCGGGAATCGAAGTCCGCGCGGCCGCCGTACGGCGCCGACTGGGATCCGATGCGCTACGGGACCGACGTCAAGCGGGCAGCAGAGGACGCGACGTTCCCCGGCCAGACGGCCATCCTGGTGATCATCACGAACGACGCTCCCGTCGACCGGGCGCGACTGACCCAGATCCTCGAACGCGGTGCCGACGTCGGCGTGTACGCGCTCTTCGTCGCTCCGGTGGTCGAGGCGCTGCCCGCCGCGTGCCGCACGTTCGTCGATGTGAGCGCCGGCCTCGCCGATGCCGTGGTCGGTACCGTCCGCAGCGGCGTGGACTACCGCGGGGTGCAGGTCGAGGGCGTCTCGCACGCCTACATGACGATGTTCGCGAAGCGCCTCGCCCCGGTCGTCGACTCCAGCACGGTGATCGAGGATTCCTCCGACATCCCGAACTCCGTCAGCTTCCTCTCGCTGGTGGGGAACGAGGTCGCCGAGGATGCGAGCGCCGTGATCGACCGGTGGCGTCAGAACAACACCATCATCGATCGCTCCGGTGCTCCGCAGTCCCGGCTCAAGAAGGCCGGAAACCTGCGCGCCATCATCGGGCAGTCGCAGACCGACGCGATGACCCTCGACCTGCGCACCCAGGGTCCGCACGCGCTCGTCGGCGGGACGACCGGTGCCGGCAAGAGCGAGTTCCTGCAGGCGTGGGTGCTCGGCATGGCCGCGGCCCACAGCCCCGATCGCGTCACATTCCTCTTCGTCGACTACAAGGGCGGTTCTGCGTTCGCGGACTGCGTCGATCTGCCGCACACCGTGGGGCTGGTCACCGACCTGAGCCCGCACCTGGTGCGTCGCGCCCTCACCAGCCTGCGCGCCGAGCTGCACCATCGCGAGCACCTCTTCAACCGCAAGAAGGCGAAGGACCTCCTCGAGCTCGAGAAGCGTCGCGATCCCGAGACGCCACCGGCCCTGGTGCTGGTGATCGACGAGTTCGCCGCGCTCGCCGGGGAGGTGCCGGAGTTCGTCGACGGCGTCGTCGACATCGCCCAGCGCGGTCGTTCCCTCGGCATCCACCTGATCATGGCGACCCAGCGCCCCGCGGGCGTCATCAAGGACAATCTGCGCGCGAACACGAACCTGCGCGTCGCGTTGCGGATGGCCGATGAATCCGACTCGAAAGACGTCGTGGACGATCCGGTGGCGGCGACGTTCCCGCCCTCGCTGCCCGGACGCGGCATCGCGAAGACCGGTCCGGGTCGCCTCGTGCCGTTCCAGTCCGCCTACGCGGGCGGGTGGACGACCGATGAGGCGCAGGTCGCCGAGGTCAAGGTCGCCGAACTCCGCTTCGGCTCGATCCAGACCTGGGAGGCCGAGCAGGCTCCGGAATCCGACTCCCACGATGAGGATCTCGGACCCAACGACCAGAAGCGCATCGTGGCGACACTCGTGAACGCGGCACGCGAGGCCCGCATCCCGGCGCCCCGGCGTCCGTGGCTCGACGACCTCGAGGGCGCCGTCGATCTGCGCGACCTCCCGGTGCTCGGCGACGGGCAGGTGCTGCTCGGCAAGATGGATGTCCCGGAGCGGCAGCTGCAGGAGCCCGCGTACTTCCATCCCGACAAGGACGGGTCGCTTCTCGTCTACGGGACCAGCGGATCGGGCAAATCGACGGTCCTGCGCACGATCGCGATCGCGGCGGGTTTCGAGCCCGCGCATTCGAACGTCGAGGTGTACGGCCTCGACTTCGGATCGGGTGCGCTGAAGAGCCTCGAGATGCTGCCCCACGTCGGCTCGATCATCTCCGGCGACGACTCCGAGCGCGTGCAGCGCGTGCTGCGTTCGCTGGCCGCCGTGCTCGACGACCGCGGCAAGCGCTTCAGCGCCGCCAACGCTTCCAGCCTGACCGAGTACCGGGAGATCACCGGAAAGGATGAGGCCCGCATCCTGATCCTGATCGACGGGTTCCCGCAGTTCCGCAGCGAGTGGGAGTCGACCACCGCGCGGATGCCGTTCTACCAGACGTTCATGCGCATTCTCGGAGAGGGGCGCCCGCTGGGCGTGCACGTGATCGCGAGCGCCGACCGTTCGGGCTCCGTGCCCACCGCGGTCAGCGCCAACGTGTCGCGGCGCGTGGTCCTGCGGCTCTCCGACGAATCCGGGTACGCGATGCTCAACGCGCCCAAGGACGTGCTCGACGAGCGTTCGGCTCCCGGTCGCGCGATCGTCGACGGGCGGGAGACGCAGATCGCGACGCTGGGCGGCACCCCGAACGTGGCTGAGCAGACCAAGCTGTTGGAACAGCACGCGACGGCTCTGCGCGCGGCCGGGGCGAGGGAGGTGCCGGAGATCGGCGCCCTGCCGACCCGCCTGTCCGTGCGCGATCTCCCGGATCGTCTGGGCGAGTTCCCGGTGCTCGGCGTCGCGGAGGACACGCTGGCCGCACGCGACTTCGACCCTGTCGGCACCTTCGTGGTCGCCGGTCCGCCATCGTCGGGCAAGACCACCGCGCTCAAGGGGATCATCACGTCGATACGGCGGTTCGACCCCGAGGTCAAGCTGTTCCACTTCGGCGGTCGCCGAGCCCAGCTCAAGGGCTACGTCGACTGGACGCGGAGCGCGGTCACCCCGGAGGACGCGAAAGAGCTCGCGAAGGAGATCGCCGAGATCGCCGTCGACGAAACCATTCCGGTGCGCATGCTCGTCATCGTCGAGGACGTGCCCCAGTTCGCGGACGGCCCCGCCGAACGCGAGATGAAGGCGCTCTTCCAGGCGATCAACCGGAGCGATCACCTGCTGGTGGGCGACGCCGACGTCACCCAGGTGACGAGCGGCTTCGGATTCATCGGCGACTTCAAAGCCGGGCGCAAGGGCATTGTTCTCAAGCCGGATGCGTTCGACGGCGATGCGATCTTCAAGGTCCCGTTCCCCAAGGTCAAGCGCACGGATTTCCCGGACGGTCGAGGCATCTTCGTACAAGCGGGACGCCAGGTCACGGTACAGCTGCCACTCATCGAAGGAGACACATGGACGCCAGTCCGCTGA
- a CDS encoding flagellar protein FlgN: MRGTDVGDGVKLKYGDLEPLQTELKNIIEEFEHAGSRSNDLESAVGSPYGERALRDAASDFEGRWDDRRKQLMDDCKTVEEYVAAVIKGFQDFDRDAASKSENSGG; encoded by the coding sequence ATGAGGGGGACGGACGTGGGTGACGGCGTCAAGCTGAAGTACGGAGATCTCGAGCCGTTGCAGACCGAATTGAAGAACATCATCGAGGAGTTCGAGCACGCCGGTTCGCGCAGCAACGATCTCGAGAGCGCCGTGGGCTCACCCTACGGCGAGCGTGCGCTGCGCGATGCGGCATCCGACTTCGAGGGGCGCTGGGACGACCGCCGTAAGCAGCTCATGGATGATTGCAAGACGGTCGAAGAGTACGTGGCTGCGGTGATCAAGGGATTCCAGGATTTCGACCGTGACGCCGCATCCAAGTCCGAGAACAGCGGAGGCTGA
- a CDS encoding FHA domain-containing protein: MQTIYRPGQWYLIVIPGALVALPPDVPGDVVARLWERMPEEKTLATVVDVLTAHAGGSFTSLPSFVAAVAEGADVRIALRGAVSAQVATPTDSFELSGAEVTTWNERFLGGASKIEITVEAPTDADGLPVQSGIVRAAAVSAELEPSDADPLTSVLGPSPVVGAVLSEPALPEAVAAEPVVPEPEAEPEPAPEPEPAPEPEPALEPVVPEPEAEEPLPLIEDAFLPPTEVTLAPPVDDDFDQLWGATVHSVGGAAPVVPVPVEGDHDGATVSAADLRALRQQPPVANDAPTEVLDVAPAPAVASVGRIRLSTGQVAALDRTVIIGRRPRSTRASGANLPHLIAVESPQQDISRSHLEVRPEGDTVVVIDLHTTNGSTLLRPGADPVRLHPGEQTLVLSGDVVDLGDGVTVAFEDLP; this comes from the coding sequence ATGCAGACCATCTACCGACCGGGACAGTGGTACCTGATCGTCATCCCGGGAGCGCTCGTCGCGCTGCCCCCCGACGTCCCGGGCGATGTCGTCGCGCGGCTGTGGGAGCGGATGCCGGAGGAGAAGACGCTCGCGACGGTCGTCGATGTGCTCACCGCACACGCGGGAGGCTCGTTCACGTCGCTGCCGTCCTTCGTCGCCGCCGTCGCCGAAGGCGCCGATGTGCGCATCGCCCTGCGAGGCGCGGTCTCCGCCCAGGTCGCGACCCCGACCGACTCGTTCGAGCTGTCCGGCGCTGAGGTCACGACCTGGAACGAGCGATTCCTCGGCGGTGCGTCGAAGATCGAGATCACCGTCGAGGCCCCGACCGACGCCGACGGCCTGCCCGTGCAGAGCGGCATCGTGCGTGCCGCGGCCGTGAGCGCCGAGCTCGAGCCGAGCGACGCCGATCCGCTCACCTCCGTGCTCGGGCCGTCGCCCGTGGTCGGCGCCGTGCTCTCGGAACCGGCTCTGCCCGAGGCCGTCGCCGCCGAGCCGGTCGTGCCGGAGCCCGAAGCGGAGCCCGAGCCCGCACCCGAGCCGGAGCCCGCACCCGAGCCGGAGCCCGCACTCGAGCCGGTCGTGCCGGAGCCCGAGGCCGAGGAGCCGCTTCCCCTCATCGAAGACGCCTTCCTGCCGCCCACGGAGGTGACGCTCGCGCCACCGGTCGACGACGACTTCGACCAGCTGTGGGGTGCCACCGTGCACTCGGTCGGCGGGGCGGCACCGGTGGTGCCGGTCCCCGTCGAGGGCGACCACGACGGCGCCACCGTCTCGGCAGCGGACCTCCGTGCTCTCCGCCAGCAGCCGCCGGTCGCGAACGACGCGCCGACGGAGGTGCTCGATGTGGCGCCGGCACCGGCCGTGGCCTCGGTCGGCCGCATCCGGCTCTCCACCGGTCAGGTGGCCGCCCTCGACCGCACCGTGATCATCGGGCGCCGGCCGCGGTCGACACGTGCGAGCGGGGCGAACCTCCCGCACCTGATCGCCGTCGAGAGCCCCCAGCAGGACATCTCACGCAGCCATCTCGAGGTCAGGCCGGAGGGCGACACCGTGGTGGTCATCGACCTGCACACCACCAACGGGTCCACGCTCCTGCGCCCGGGCGCCGACCCCGTGCGGTTGCACCCCGGGGAGCAGACGCTGGTGCTCTCCGGCGATGTCGTCGACCTCGGCGACGGCGTGACCGTCGCCTTCGAGGATCTCCCGTGA
- a CDS encoding serine/threonine-protein kinase codes for MTRRPSPPPDLPGFTYVEPLGTGGFADVFLYEQEMPRRRVAVKVLLADRISSGAAQEFADEANVMAMLSTHPAIVTIYQAGVAGDGRPYLVMEYCPRPNLQLRARKDPFSVAEALRVGVQVAGAVETAHRAGVLHRDIKPANILVTEYNRPALTDFGIASTTGATGEASGMSIPWSPPESFAEPPQSGPRTDVWALGATLYTLLAGRSPFERPGERNSSADLIERIERAALPSLKRPDSPESLQRLLERSMAKNPDDRFPSAVAFARALQKVQIELSHSVTPIDIVDDHPPAEDLDDDGDGLTRVREIVSIDPDMASFTRPSATTQRKEPPAALQGVPRFDAPVAQEAAVEQTQLRTPSPVAAPPTVPGADDRTIARAPMVVAPDAAVPLTMVPGVPVEAPVAPEPPRSRKGLWITLAAAGVVLVIGGIVGLNLLVAGIAPEPQETAEAVDPKDVGTDVVPKVTELAGTRQGEQVVFTWTNPSPLDGDSYIWTPVAVSGEVDPQQTPDPTATVPAAAGTVCIDVMLRRDDGRASETVRGCVE; via the coding sequence GTGACGCGTCGCCCGTCGCCGCCGCCGGATCTTCCCGGCTTCACCTATGTGGAGCCGTTGGGCACCGGTGGCTTCGCCGACGTGTTCCTCTACGAGCAGGAGATGCCTCGCCGCCGCGTCGCGGTGAAGGTCCTGCTCGCCGATCGCATCTCGAGCGGCGCCGCGCAGGAGTTCGCCGATGAGGCGAACGTCATGGCCATGCTCTCGACGCACCCCGCGATCGTCACGATCTACCAGGCCGGGGTCGCCGGCGACGGGCGCCCCTATCTGGTGATGGAGTACTGCCCGCGGCCGAACCTCCAGCTGCGCGCACGGAAGGACCCGTTCTCCGTCGCCGAGGCTCTCCGGGTCGGCGTGCAGGTGGCCGGCGCTGTCGAGACGGCGCACCGCGCAGGCGTGCTGCACCGCGACATCAAGCCCGCCAACATCCTCGTCACCGAGTACAACCGGCCGGCGCTCACCGATTTCGGCATCGCGTCGACGACGGGCGCGACGGGTGAGGCGTCGGGCATGTCGATCCCGTGGTCGCCACCGGAGTCGTTCGCCGAGCCGCCCCAGAGCGGGCCGCGCACGGACGTGTGGGCGCTGGGGGCGACGCTGTACACCCTGCTCGCCGGACGATCACCGTTCGAGCGCCCCGGGGAACGGAACTCCAGTGCCGACCTCATCGAGCGCATCGAGCGCGCCGCCCTGCCGTCTCTGAAGCGGCCGGACTCCCCGGAGAGCCTGCAACGACTCCTCGAGCGCTCGATGGCGAAGAATCCCGACGATCGCTTCCCGAGCGCCGTGGCGTTCGCGCGAGCGCTGCAGAAGGTGCAGATCGAGCTCTCCCACTCGGTGACCCCGATCGACATCGTCGACGATCACCCGCCGGCGGAAGACCTCGACGACGACGGCGACGGTCTCACCCGGGTGCGGGAGATCGTCAGCATCGATCCCGACATGGCCTCGTTCACCCGCCCGTCGGCGACGACGCAGCGGAAGGAGCCTCCGGCCGCGCTGCAGGGGGTGCCGCGCTTCGACGCGCCGGTCGCCCAGGAAGCGGCGGTCGAGCAGACGCAGCTGCGCACGCCGTCTCCCGTTGCTGCACCTCCGACCGTGCCGGGCGCCGACGACCGGACCATCGCCCGTGCGCCGATGGTCGTGGCCCCGGACGCCGCCGTGCCGCTGACGATGGTTCCCGGAGTCCCCGTCGAGGCCCCGGTCGCACCCGAGCCGCCCCGCAGTCGGAAGGGGCTGTGGATCACCCTCGCCGCCGCGGGAGTCGTGCTCGTGATCGGCGGCATCGTCGGACTCAACCTCCTGGTCGCGGGTATCGCGCCCGAACCGCAGGAGACCGCGGAAGCCGTCGATCCGAAGGACGTCGGAACGGACGTGGTGCCGAAGGTGACGGAGCTCGCCGGGACGCGACAGGGCGAACAGGTGGTCTTCACCTGGACGAACCCGAGCCCGCTCGACGGCGATTCATACATCTGGACCCCGGTGGCGGTCTCGGGCGAGGTCGATCCCCAGCAGACGCCGGATCCGACCGCCACGGTGCCCGCCGCGGCGGGGACCGTCTGCATCGACGTGATGCTGCGACGCGACGACGGGCGCGCGTCCGAGACCGTGCGGGGGTGCGTGGAGTGA
- a CDS encoding WXG100 family type VII secretion target: MADFGASYAEMEQVASSLSQARDDIQGQLDTLKGQVDTLLGEDFKTQHASGKFGEGYTELTTGLKTAVDGINDMSESLLGMMRAIQDLDQQLAGS, encoded by the coding sequence ATGGCCGATTTCGGTGCGTCTTATGCGGAGATGGAGCAGGTGGCGTCGTCGCTGTCGCAGGCTCGTGATGACATTCAGGGTCAGTTGGACACGTTGAAGGGTCAGGTGGACACTCTTCTGGGTGAGGACTTCAAGACGCAGCACGCGTCGGGGAAGTTCGGTGAGGGGTACACGGAGTTGACGACGGGTCTGAAGACCGCGGTCGATGGCATCAACGACATGTCCGAGTCGCTGTTGGGCATGATGCGGGCGATCCAGGACCTGGACCAGCAGCTCGCCGGCAGCTGA
- a CDS encoding protein phosphatase 2C domain-containing protein, translating into MRPGLIVSTGSATHPGLRRALNEDAHLAAAPIFLVADGMGGHEAGERASAAVIAEFARYIGRSALVLDDVRHALSLSRESVEELSTSGNGRAGTTLSGVVIASVDGMGYWLALNIGDSRTYRFADGELEQISVDHSVVQELIESGELTTEDAVSDRRRNIITRAIGASSTGDADYWMFPAELGDRILVCSDGLTSEVPDARIREVLNAESDPQRAADVLVDEAVSAGGRDNITVLVVDAVSVASRPGTLMATDTDIDQDTRPREAAAGGVR; encoded by the coding sequence GTGAGGCCGGGACTCATCGTCTCGACCGGATCCGCGACGCATCCGGGGCTTCGGCGTGCGCTGAACGAGGACGCACATCTGGCGGCCGCTCCGATCTTCCTGGTCGCCGACGGAATGGGTGGCCACGAGGCCGGAGAGCGCGCGAGCGCCGCCGTGATCGCCGAGTTCGCGCGGTACATCGGACGTTCGGCGCTCGTGCTCGACGATGTCCGCCACGCGCTGTCGCTCTCGAGGGAGAGCGTGGAGGAGCTGTCCACCTCCGGCAACGGCCGCGCGGGGACCACTCTCAGCGGAGTGGTGATCGCGTCCGTCGACGGCATGGGGTATTGGCTCGCGCTCAACATCGGAGACTCGCGCACCTACCGCTTCGCCGACGGCGAGCTCGAGCAGATCAGCGTCGACCACTCCGTGGTGCAGGAGCTGATCGAGTCGGGCGAGCTCACGACCGAGGACGCCGTCTCCGATCGACGCCGCAACATCATCACCCGGGCCATCGGCGCGAGCAGCACGGGAGACGCCGACTACTGGATGTTCCCCGCAGAACTGGGCGACCGCATCCTGGTGTGCTCCGACGGACTCACCTCCGAGGTGCCGGACGCGCGCATCCGCGAGGTTCTGAACGCCGAGTCGGATCCGCAGCGGGCCGCTGATGTGCTCGTCGACGAGGCTGTCAGCGCCGGGGGCAGGGACAACATCACCGTCCTCGTCGTCGATGCCGTCTCCGTCGCCTCACGGCCGGGCACGCTGATGGCCACCGACACGGACATCGACCAGGACACACGTCCACGAGAAGCCGCAGCAGGAGGGGTTCGCTGA